AAAGGTGCGATTTTGGCGATAAAAAATCCGCTGATGCAGCAGAGCATCGGAGCGGAGCACTGTCACCAAATTGTGTGATGTTGAGCAAACATCGTGCTGCCGGTCAACAGCCTGTGGATTCTACCACCGTTCGTCGTTTGTGTCAAACGAGTCGCTGTGGGCGTTTCGTTTCAGGTGTTGGTGTCGTGACTGATGTGTATCAGGCATGCGTTGACAGCTCGGGGATTCTACCGCAGATTGTGACCCTTGTCAAATTCCACGAACCTGACCGAAACCACGAAGAGCGCGAAGGTCGCGAAGCGAGAGCTTTGGGTTGCATCATCCTTTCGTTTATTCCTCGCCCACTACACGACGGCGGCGGGTACTCACAGCTGAGCCTTGGGATTGCAACAAAGCTATATCACGAATGATTGTGCGCCGACTGACCGCCAAGGCATCAGCTAAATCGTCGTCGGTTGGGGCGGCTCCAGCATCGTCGGCTTCATCAAGCAGGCGTTGCAAACGATGCATTCGTAATTCACTGCGATCATTAAAGCGATTATCCTCAGGCGCATGCAACGTCCAAATCACTTCAACCCGATCGGTGTGGCTCAGTGATTTACCCAAGGGCACATCGGAGCGAACTAACAACACTTTACGCTGAATATAGCCACCCTCAGAAAGCATTTGGGTACGACCATACACCCGCGTTAGGCGCATCCATAGGCCGGCCATCGAGCGAATCGCCCCAGCCAGCGGCGCGACGCGCTGTAATTGCAGCACCATGCCATGCAACTTAACATTGTTGATAAATGAATCACGTAGGGTTGGATCGCGGAAACGATTGGCCTGATTGTGAATTGAGCTGTAGGCATTTTGCAAATGAACTCGATCACCATAAACCCAAAACCGGGTGAAATGCAGCAATACATCGGCATAAAACAGCTCTTTGGGGTCGTACATAGCCTCGGCTTCGGCCAACATCGCTTGAGCTTCGGCAGCAAAACCACATAATTGCGCCGCTAAGGCATGCATCAAAATTGGTTGCAAAAATGCCGATCGCGCTTGTTGCCACATGGCTGTAGCCCGTCGCAACAAAGGTAAAGCTTGGTCGGGCCGATTGCGAAAAATCTCCATTGCGCCAATTGCTGAGAGCAGATATAAACCTGCGCCTTGTTGATGCGCCTGATCAAGCCAAGGCTGAACTTCTTGCACCACCGTTTCGGCTTGCTCAAAATCGCCAGCTTCTAAGGCCACCAAAATTGTGACGCTATGCGCAAAAAACGACCAATTGGAATTGGGCGGCATTTTGGAATCACGAAGCATCTGGCGAATGCGCTGGGTCGTCGCTTGGGCCATTTCAGTCAAGCCAAGCGCGGTTGTGATAAAAGTTGACATGAACAAACCCACACCCAAAAGCCAAATATCATCAAGCGCTTCGAGCAATTCAATCGCTTTGTTCATGGTGCTGAGAGCGGTTTCCCAATCGGCATAACTAATGCCAACTTCGCTCAAGACCCGCAGCACATTGCCGCGGGCTGGATACAAATAGGGGTGTAATTCGGTCAAAGTCAAGGCTTCGGCGGCAATCCGCTGGGCTATGCTGGTATCGCCCAGCATTCGGTAGGCAAAGGCTAACGAGCAGAGCGAAGCCACTAAGACTGTATCATCGTGGCTGCTACGGGCTAGGGCAACCGCCCGTTCAAGCAAGGGCAAACTGTTGCGTGGCTGGACTGCGGCACTACTAATTAAATGAAAACCATAGGTATTTAAAATGCGGGCTTCAACCGCAGGCAATTGCTGAGCTTGCGCCAAATCCAAGGCTTGTTCGGCAATGCTCGCCATTTCAGTTGGGTTAGAATCAACCGAAGAGAGCACAATCCGACTCTCATACACTTCGAGCAAGGCTGCTTGATCGCCCAAACTCAAGGCCAAGGTTTCTAGGCGTTCAACGTCGGCTCGCCAAACTTCTAGTTGGCCCAAAAATACTAAAACCCGCTGACGCAAGCGCAATAAGGTCAGTTCCAAACGACTATCAGTTGGCACTTGACGATACAATTCCAAAGCCCGATTGGCATAATCAAGCGCAGTCGTGTAGGCATAGGCTTGCAAGGCTTGTTCGCCCGCTTGTTGATAGGCTCCAATTGCCGCTACCCAGCGTTGCGCTCGCTCATAGGCCCACGCAATCGTTTCGGGCCGACACAACGGCTGTTGCTCAAAATAATTGGCGGCCTGCTGCACCGCTGCTTGGGATAACTCAAGCGCTAAACTTTGCTCAACCGCAACGGCAATCAGATCGTGGTAAAACTGAAACCCGGCATGGGTCTGCGCCACTAGCCGTGCATCTAAAAGATCAGGGATCGCATGATCAACCTCAGCACCTGCGACAAACCGCCAAGCCTCTAATGTCCAAGTGCGGCCCAAGGCATTCGCCGCCGCCAAAGCCCGATGGGCCAAAATCGGCAAAGCCTGCACCCGCTGAGCCACCAAGGCTTGAAACGAGTGCTCATGGGCAGCGCCACGATGTAATAATTGCTCTTGCAAAAAGAGTGGGTTGCCCGCAGTTAAGGCATGTAAAGCAGCAATTTCGGCCATGCTCGGAATCGGCACATGATTCGGCCACAAACGCCCCACCAGATGTTGAAAATCGTGCAGCGCCAAGCCATTTAACTTAACTGATTGAACTGGCAATTCTTGGCGCATACGGCGTAAGGCTTGCAGCATATGGCTCGATTCGCTGCCGCGATAGGCCAAGATCATCAATAAACGTGAGCGTAAGAGTGCCTGAATTTGGCTCGGCGACCATTGCAGCACATTAAATACAATCCGTTGCGCCCAATGCATATCATCAAGTACCAATAATAATGGTGCTTGCTGGGTCGCTGCGAGTAAAGCATTCAACAATGCCGCTGGCAAACTCGGACGATTGGCGTGATCATGCTGACTCAATTGGGGCAAATGTGGCACAAGCGCCGACAAACCAAGCCGTGTAATCGGATCAAATTGATCAAGCAGGCTTTGATCAAGAATTTGGGTCAGGGCTTGATCAAGTGGAGCATAGGGCGAATTGCCACCATTAATTTGGCCCGCACCCCAAGCCACCCGAAAACCACGCGCCTGAGCAGCTTGGCTCAATTCGTGCAATAAACGGGTTTTACCAATTCCAGCGGCTCCATCGAGCAACACCAAGCCACCACTATGACTCAAGGCAGCATCCAAGCCATCGAGCAACAACGAACGTTCATGCGTGCGTCCCACAAATGGTATTTTCTGCCAACTACCGCCAATCGTGGTTTGGCGTAACATTTGTTCAGCCCGAATTTGCTCGGCGAGGGCACTAGTTTCGGCAACTGGCTCAACGCCCAAATCATCAGCCAAACGTTCGCACAAATGACGATAGGCGGTTAATGCCAAGTGCGGGCGGCCAAGGCTTACGTGGCAACGCATCAGTAGCATACAAGCTTGTTCATCGAAGGGATCGAATACTTGCCAACGCTCAGCACTCGTTAGCGCCACAATATAATCGCCTTGGGCAAAGGCATGGTGGGCCAGTTTAGCAATCGTGGCAGCAAATAGTGCTTGCAAATCTGCGCGAGGGCCATCCAGCCATTCGGCATCAACATCAGGCAATAATTCATCACGATATAATTGACATGCCAATTGCCAATCGATGCTCTGATTACTTTGCGCCCCTTGCTGAAACGCTTGGAGATCGCACCAAATTGGGCCTAATTGCAAGCTTTGGGCATTTGCCAAGAGCCATTCATCACAACTTGGGTTATTTTGGCGTAGCCGATAGAGTGCCGCTGAGAGTGCGCGTCGTGCTTGTGGTTCGGGCAAATCGGGCCAAATTGTTGCCGCCAAACGTAGGCGGCTAAGGGGCTGCTGACGGTTTAAGACTAAAAAAACTAATAACGCGGCTAGCGGACCATTGCCAAGCGCAATCTGTTGGGTTTCATATTGGAGGCGCGGCGAGCCAAATAGGTAGAGCGAGCAATCGTGCATACGTCTATTGTAGTGGACATGTCTAGAGTGTTGGCGCGGCGTTGATGTCCAAAGCCTTTCTAAGCGAAAACAGTTGATCACTGGCAACAAAAGGTACAGGTTTTGGTAGATTATGTCATTCTATCAAGTAGGGTTAGGACTAATTGACTGTAGGAGGGAGCTAGATATGGTAGTATGATCAAAACTTAATCATTTGTTCGCAAATCATTCATTCTTTAAATATATCATCACAACTCAATCTGTTAGGTGGATTCATCCTAATTGACTATGCCTAGCAGCGGCGTATAATGGCAATAGACGGGTATTGCATTGGCGATACCATTCCTCAAGGAGGCTTGCAATGTCTTTAGGTGTACCAGAACTACTCATTATTTTAGCAATTGTGATTGTATTGTTTGGCGCTTCGCGGATTGGCGATCTTGGTGGGGCGATGGGCCGTGGCATTCGCGAGTTTCGCCGTGGTGTACGCGATGAAGATGCCACACCACCAACCGATGCTAGCAAAAACGAATCGAAATAACGGACTACTAACAATTGACATGCATCGTTGAGGCACGTAGCGCGTGCCTCACGTTGTTCTTACGGGGGGGCTATGACCGTTGCCCTGCGTTTCCTCGGGGTTCCTTCAATCCTCTACAATCAGCAAGCACAGTCGCTTCCCAGCAAAGCGGTAGCCCTCTTGGGGTATCTTGCAGCAACCATCCAACCTCAACGCCGCGAACATCTTCTGGCATTGCTGTGGGCTGAAAGTAGCGATGAAGCCGCCCGCAAAAATTTACGCAATACGCTGTGGACAATTCGACGCAGTTTAGGTGGTGAGATCATCTTAGCCGATGAGGATCGCTTGCGTTTGCATCCGGATTGTGTGGTTGATCTTTGGCAGTTACGCAGTTTGGCAGAAGGTGTTGTTTCACCAACCGTTGAGGGTTTGTTGCAGCTTGCCCAAGGGCCATTGCTCGATGGAGTCATGTTGCCCGACGCACCCGACTTTGATTTGTGGCTGGTGACCGAGCGCGAACAGGTGCATTTAACCACGATGCGCTTGTTTCAAACCGCGATCAGCAATTACCAAAAACAACAGCAATGGGTGCATGTATTAACTTTAGCCCGTGCCGCCCTACGCTTCGATCCGCTCTCTGAATCGTTGTATCAAGCAATTATCGAGGCCCATTGGCGACAAGGTGAACGCGCCGAGGCTTTGCGCCAATATGAGATGTTAGCCAATACGCTTCAGCGTGAGTTGGGGATCGATCCCTTACCTGAAACCCAAATGCTGCGCCAACGCATTTTGCAAACCAACCAACTGATTAGCGCAAACAGCTCACCAGAGCCAGCCAAGCCTGTGGTCGCAGCACCGATTGCCGAGCCAAAGCCGTTACTCAAGCCAATTAAACGTGCCGCTCCCCGCGCCGCGCCCTTTGTTGGGCGGCAATATGAGCAATTACTGCTTAACCAAGCCTTGATCCGTAGCAACGAACGCGGCTTGCAAGTGGTGCTGATCACTGGCGAAATTGGGGTTGGCAAATCGCGGCTCTGGCAGGAATGGGCGCAGCAATTGTCCGCCGATAGCACCATGTTGGCGATGCACTGCCTTGAATCGACCCAAAGCTTACCGTTTGCCCCGTTGACTGAGCTATTTGGCCAGCGTTTGTGCCTATCACGGCTTTTTTCGGGCGATTCAGCGGTTGAGCCAATGTGGTTGGCCGAGGTTGCGCGATTATTGCCGCAATTGCGTGGGCATATTCCCAATTTGCCGGAGCCGCCAGTTTTGCCCGCTGATGAAGAGCGGCGACGTATGTTTGAGGCATTTGCTCAATGTTTGCGGGCAGTCATGACCAATCATCTGGTGATTGGCATCGATGATTTGCACTGGGCCGACCAAGCAACCGCCGAATGGCTCGATTACGTCGTTGATCGCT
The Herpetosiphon gulosus genome window above contains:
- a CDS encoding AAA family ATPase; this translates as MHDCSLYLFGSPRLQYETQQIALGNGPLAALLVFLVLNRQQPLSRLRLAATIWPDLPEPQARRALSAALYRLRQNNPSCDEWLLANAQSLQLGPIWCDLQAFQQGAQSNQSIDWQLACQLYRDELLPDVDAEWLDGPRADLQALFAATIAKLAHHAFAQGDYIVALTSAERWQVFDPFDEQACMLLMRCHVSLGRPHLALTAYRHLCERLADDLGVEPVAETSALAEQIRAEQMLRQTTIGGSWQKIPFVGRTHERSLLLDGLDAALSHSGGLVLLDGAAGIGKTRLLHELSQAAQARGFRVAWGAGQINGGNSPYAPLDQALTQILDQSLLDQFDPITRLGLSALVPHLPQLSQHDHANRPSLPAALLNALLAATQQAPLLLVLDDMHWAQRIVFNVLQWSPSQIQALLRSRLLMILAYRGSESSHMLQALRRMRQELPVQSVKLNGLALHDFQHLVGRLWPNHVPIPSMAEIAALHALTAGNPLFLQEQLLHRGAAHEHSFQALVAQRVQALPILAHRALAAANALGRTWTLEAWRFVAGAEVDHAIPDLLDARLVAQTHAGFQFYHDLIAVAVEQSLALELSQAAVQQAANYFEQQPLCRPETIAWAYERAQRWVAAIGAYQQAGEQALQAYAYTTALDYANRALELYRQVPTDSRLELTLLRLRQRVLVFLGQLEVWRADVERLETLALSLGDQAALLEVYESRIVLSSVDSNPTEMASIAEQALDLAQAQQLPAVEARILNTYGFHLISSAAVQPRNSLPLLERAVALARSSHDDTVLVASLCSLAFAYRMLGDTSIAQRIAAEALTLTELHPYLYPARGNVLRVLSEVGISYADWETALSTMNKAIELLEALDDIWLLGVGLFMSTFITTALGLTEMAQATTQRIRQMLRDSKMPPNSNWSFFAHSVTILVALEAGDFEQAETVVQEVQPWLDQAHQQGAGLYLLSAIGAMEIFRNRPDQALPLLRRATAMWQQARSAFLQPILMHALAAQLCGFAAEAQAMLAEAEAMYDPKELFYADVLLHFTRFWVYGDRVHLQNAYSSIHNQANRFRDPTLRDSFINNVKLHGMVLQLQRVAPLAGAIRSMAGLWMRLTRVYGRTQMLSEGGYIQRKVLLVRSDVPLGKSLSHTDRVEVIWTLHAPEDNRFNDRSELRMHRLQRLLDEADDAGAAPTDDDLADALAVSRRTIIRDIALLQSQGSAVSTRRRRVVGEE
- a CDS encoding twin-arginine translocase TatA/TatE family subunit, which codes for MSLGVPELLIILAIVIVLFGASRIGDLGGAMGRGIREFRRGVRDEDATPPTDASKNESK